The following are from one region of the Desulfovibrio sp. UIB00 genome:
- a CDS encoding type IV secretory system conjugative DNA transfer family protein produces the protein MPKLSSIIFFVLFFIFSWRFSIRRYNSNAGAVIAIILLLFDLIMSSISKMLPDHMLTFNAPSYIKILLLIFIIAVIYSVFKRTALGARLISRESPHSDKLGSAQWASEEHAKQGGNLGNEGVSLGLFYSSPKVARHFRHKGHVLTVAPTRSGKGIGAIIPALLEYPGSVLCLDIKGENYAVTARRRRELGQAVYLVDPFGLTGGQTARFNWLDMIDPASPDCVADSATLADLVVVRSAENADPYWDDAASNLLQGLILYAATLPEDQRHMGTVREALTLPEIEFDGVLASMSESKAGFGVIARAANTFMAKAEKDRSGVLSAALRHTAWLDDPRIALALSASDFKLAELKAAPMTVYLVMPPDRLVPYRSFVRGFFGLALTGITRTQIQPQHKVLFMLDEFAQLGHMALIENAISLVSGYGAAFWLFVQDLSQLKGVYKKWQTFLANSARQFFGTTDYDTAKYISDSLGKQTIVYSTVSESRNIGYNAKGGSISTSQHIAARDLMTPDEVMRLSPEWPIVFVQGQPPHQLARLNYLFDPDYVGYFDKNPFYG, from the coding sequence ATGCCAAAGCTATCAAGTATAATTTTTTTTGTTTTGTTTTTTATTTTTTCATGGCGGTTTAGCATACGTCGCTATAACTCAAATGCTGGCGCTGTTATCGCTATTATTTTACTTTTGTTTGATCTTATTATGTCGTCGATTAGCAAAATGCTTCCAGACCATATGTTAACATTTAACGCACCATCTTACATTAAAATTTTGCTGTTAATCTTTATTATTGCAGTTATCTACAGCGTCTTTAAAAGAACTGCGCTCGGTGCACGGCTTATCTCGCGGGAATCTCCGCATTCGGATAAACTCGGTTCGGCGCAATGGGCTTCGGAAGAACACGCAAAGCAGGGCGGAAACCTGGGGAACGAGGGCGTTTCCCTGGGCCTTTTCTATTCCTCCCCCAAGGTGGCCCGGCACTTCCGGCATAAGGGCCACGTCCTCACCGTGGCCCCGACCCGTTCCGGCAAGGGCATTGGCGCGATTATCCCGGCCCTGCTGGAATATCCGGGCTCTGTGCTCTGCCTCGACATCAAGGGCGAGAATTACGCCGTCACGGCCAGGCGGCGGCGGGAATTGGGCCAGGCGGTCTACCTGGTGGACCCCTTCGGCCTCACCGGGGGCCAGACGGCCCGCTTTAACTGGCTGGACATGATCGACCCGGCCAGCCCTGATTGCGTGGCCGATTCGGCCACCTTGGCCGACCTGGTCGTTGTGCGGAGTGCGGAAAATGCTGATCCCTATTGGGACGATGCCGCCTCAAATCTCTTGCAGGGCCTCATTCTCTACGCGGCGACCCTGCCGGAAGATCAGCGGCACATGGGCACCGTGCGGGAAGCCCTGACGCTGCCGGAAATCGAATTTGACGGGGTTCTGGCCTCAATGAGCGAGAGCAAGGCGGGCTTTGGGGTCATCGCCAGGGCCGCAAACACGTTCATGGCCAAGGCGGAAAAGGACCGCTCCGGCGTCCTGTCTGCGGCGCTCCGACATACGGCCTGGCTTGATGATCCTCGTATTGCCCTGGCGCTCTCGGCCTCTGACTTCAAGCTGGCCGAGCTCAAGGCTGCGCCCATGACCGTTTACCTCGTCATGCCCCCAGATCGCTTAGTGCCGTATCGCTCTTTCGTCCGGGGCTTCTTCGGCCTGGCCCTTACCGGAATTACCCGTACCCAGATTCAGCCGCAGCACAAGGTGCTGTTTATGCTGGATGAATTCGCCCAACTTGGGCACATGGCCTTGATTGAAAATGCTATCTCGCTGGTGTCGGGCTACGGCGCGGCCTTCTGGCTATTCGTGCAAGACCTCTCGCAGCTCAAGGGCGTTTATAAGAAATGGCAAACATTTCTTGCAAATTCGGCGCGGCAGTTCTTTGGAACAACGGATTACGATACGGCAAAATACATTTCTGATAGCCTTGGAAAGCAAACAATCGTGTATAGCACCGTGAGTGAAAGCCGTAATATAGGGTACAATGCAAAGGGAGGCTCTATTTCTACGTCGCAACACATTGCTGCGCGCGACCTGATGACCCCGGATGAAGTCATGCGACTTTCCCCAGAGTGGCCGATTGTGTTCGTCCAGGGCCAGCCTCCCCACCAACTTGCACGGCTGAACTACCTGTTTGACCCTGACTACGTGGGGTACTTCGATAAAAATCCGTTTTACGGCTAG
- a CDS encoding type IV secretion system protein has product MKIKHLLILCTLAFLLYATVAMAQQGLDDSNVTVNEEVNKAVSMLDTPVAGVGFSLISTYVSLMSAISAATTGIGSSFTASFRGLATSLVVLYITVIGILCFRGYFPNVKQEVVTLFLLMFVTQIVFNPGNYQDWIAGPILETIKSVGDFFVTKSTGGLSGSMLQVLGDGMDKIMAVCVKINNAAEILSPKLLISGVIAEIALTLTYVAVIIVFLLINVTMWFGIYLLNVFGAICLYFAIFPVTRHIFFAWLRAIINYGLVIVFVSLILGVCLKVMTPRLDILAVMDFGTVNPLLNSATFIVIAINVLCWCMLLKAPDFAAALTGGSAGNTAGIAGVVSMTGGAAYGGAKSLIRNRFSAGGGGAAPGGGNIGAAARSLGRGVRSASARRGIE; this is encoded by the coding sequence ATGAAGATCAAGCACCTTCTGATCCTCTGTACATTGGCGTTTCTTCTCTATGCGACAGTTGCAATGGCGCAACAAGGGCTCGACGATTCAAATGTTACAGTTAATGAAGAAGTTAACAAGGCTGTATCAATGCTTGATACTCCTGTTGCTGGTGTCGGATTTTCTCTTATCAGTACATATGTTAGCCTTATGTCAGCAATTTCAGCGGCGACAACTGGCATTGGAAGCTCTTTTACGGCGTCGTTTCGCGGGCTGGCGACGTCTCTTGTAGTATTATATATTACAGTAATCGGGATACTCTGTTTTAGAGGGTATTTCCCGAATGTAAAACAAGAAGTTGTAACACTGTTTCTTTTAATGTTTGTGACCCAGATAGTCTTTAACCCTGGAAATTATCAAGATTGGATTGCAGGTCCAATTCTTGAAACAATAAAAAGTGTCGGCGATTTCTTTGTCACAAAATCGACAGGCGGGCTGAGCGGTTCAATGCTTCAGGTTCTTGGCGACGGTATGGATAAGATTATGGCCGTATGTGTGAAAATTAATAATGCGGCAGAAATTTTGAGCCCAAAACTATTAATATCCGGAGTTATAGCCGAAATCGCACTTACGTTGACGTATGTTGCGGTTATCATCGTCTTCCTGTTGATAAACGTAACAATGTGGTTTGGAATATATTTGTTGAACGTGTTCGGTGCAATATGCCTGTACTTCGCAATTTTTCCTGTTACACGGCATATCTTCTTTGCGTGGCTCAGGGCCATAATCAATTATGGGCTAGTAATAGTGTTTGTCTCTCTTATATTGGGCGTGTGTTTAAAGGTAATGACTCCTCGTCTAGATATTCTTGCTGTCATGGATTTTGGAACAGTGAACCCGCTCTTAAACTCCGCAACGTTTATTGTCATCGCAATAAATGTGCTATGCTGGTGCATGTTGCTCAAAGCCCCAGATTTTGCGGCGGCACTTACCGGTGGAAGCGCAGGCAATACCGCTGGAATTGCAGGCGTCGTGAGCATGACAGGAGGAGCCGCCTACGGTGGGGCAAAAAGCCTGATCCGTAACCGATTCAGCGCCGGAGGCGGCGGGGCGGCCCCTGGCGGGGGGAACATTGGGGCCGCCGCTCGGAGTCTTGGACGTGGGGTACGCTCGGCAAGCGCACGGCGAGGGATTGAGTAG